The following coding sequences lie in one Nycticebus coucang isolate mNycCou1 chromosome 20, mNycCou1.pri, whole genome shotgun sequence genomic window:
- the LOC128572383 gene encoding olfactory receptor 14I1 — MDNLTEVKEFLLMGFSDVWGLQILSAGLVLLVYLTALVGNLLVAMVITLDECLHTPMYFFLKNLSLLDMCYISVTVPKSIHSSLTHSSSISYFGCMAQVYFFFAFASAELAFLTVMSYDRYIAICYPLQYGAIMTSGKCHQMAVITWLSCFSYAAVHTGNMFWEHISRANVIRQFFCDIPHVLALVSCEVFFAEFVTLALSSSLVLGCFVFMMTSYFHIFSAVLRIPSAESRAKAFSTCSPQLVVITLFLTTGLFAALGPIAKTSSITDLGIALAYTVLPPFLNPIIYCLRNKEIKAATWRLCGKIKLLRK; from the coding sequence ATGGACAATCTCACAGAAGTGAAGGAGTTCCTGCTCATGGGGTTTTCTGATGTCTGGGGGCTGCAGATACTGAGTGCTGGGCTGGTCCTGCTGGTTTATCTAACAGCACTGGTGGGGAACCTGCTCGTCGCAATGGTCATCACGCTTGATGAGTGTCTTCACactcccatgtacttcttcctgaaGAACCTCTCTCTCTTGGATATGTGCTACATCTCAGTCACGGTGCCTAAGTCCATCCATAGCTCCCTAACTCACAGCAGCTCCATCTCTTACTTTGGCTGCATGGCCCaggtctattttttctttgcttttgcatCTGCTGAGCTGGCCTTTCTCACTGTCATGTCCTATGACCGCTACATCGCCATTTGCTACCCCCTCCAATATGGAGCCATCATGACATCAGGAAAATGCCACCAGATGGCAGTCATCACGTGGCTGAGTTGCTTTTCCTATGCAGCAGTCCACACTGGCAACATGTTTTGGGAGCACATTTCAAGAGCCAACGTGATCCGCCAGTTCTTCTGTGACATTCCTCATGTGTTGGCCCTAGTTTCTTGTGAGGTTTTCTTTGCAGAGTTTGTGACGCTGGCCCTGAGCTCGTCCTTGGTGCTgggctgctttgtttttatgatgACCTCCTATTTCCATATCTTCTCAGCAGTGCTCAGAATCCCTTCCGCTGAGAGTCGAGCAAAGGCCTTCTCCACCTGCTCCCCGCAGTTGGTGGTCATCACACTCTTTCTTACCACAGGGCTATTTGCTGCCTTGGGACCAATTGCCAAAACCTCATCTATCACAGATTTGGGTATTGCTCTGGCATACACGGTTTTGCCTCCTTTCTTGAATCCCATCATATATTGTCTTAGAAATAAGGAGATCAAAGCAGCTACGTGGAGACTATGTGGGAAAATAAAGCTTCTGCGAAAGTAG